From the genome of Anabrus simplex isolate iqAnaSimp1 chromosome X, ASM4041472v1, whole genome shotgun sequence, one region includes:
- the Sirt4 gene encoding NAD-dependent protein deacylase Sirt4, giving the protein MFRCYCILYDRCHTLSVFHRGRATYSSLAFVPKHDPVCEDEINQVRDFINSSKKTLVLTGAGISTESGIPDYRSEGVGLYARSSRRPVQYNDFVRSEAIRRRYWARNFVGWPQFSSISPNATHYAIRNLELDLNRISYVITQNVDNLHYKAGSQKVIELHGTAYRVMCLSCNFKMKRHKFQEILSEMNPGVQLRSDEMKPDGDVEIREEDMESFKVPSCFNCGGILKPDIVFFGDNVPKERVNFIKQQISTSDSLLVLGSSLSVFSGFRFILHASELGKPIAIINIGETRGDKYAQLKIEKKCGDLLPRLYC; this is encoded by the exons atgttTAGATGTTACTGCATATTATATGACAGGTGTCATACTTTGAGCGTTTTCCATCGTGGTCGTGCTACGTACAGTTCATTAGCTTTCGTTCCTAAACATGATCCTGTAtgtgaagatgaaataaatcaagtaaGGGATTTCATTAATTCTTCCAAGAAGACATTAGTATTGACTGGTGCTGGCATATCAACGGAGAGTGGGATTCCTGATTATCGTTCTGAAGGAGTGGGACTTTATGCACGAAGCTCTAGGAGACCTGTTCAGTATAATGATTTCGTGAGAAGTGAAGCTATTCGACGAAGATACTGGGCACGTAATTTTGTTGGATGGCCCCAGTTTTCTTCGATTTCACCCAATGCTACTCATTATGCTATACGAAATTTAGAATTAGATTTGAATAGGATCAGTTACGTTATTACACAAAATGTagacaatttacattacaaagCTGGAAGCCAAAAAGTAATTGAACTTCATGGTACAGCATACAGAGTGATGTGCCTATCTTGTAATTTCAAAATGAAGAGGCATAAGTTCCAAGAAATTCTGAGTGAAATGAACCCCGGTGTTCAGTTAAGGTCTGATGAAATGAAACCCGATGGTGATGTTGAAATAAGAGAG gAAGATATGGAAAGTTTTAAGGTGCCCAGCTGCTTTAACTGTGGAGGAATATTGAAGCCTGACATCGTTTTCTTCGGGGATAACGTGCCCAAGGAACGAGTCAACTTTATAAAACAACAAATCAGCACGAGCGATTCCCTCCTCGTCCTCGGTTCTTCTCTCTCTGTATTCTCAGGGTTTCGATTTATATTACACGCCTCAGAGCTTGGTAAACCGATCGCAATAATAAATATCGGCGAGACTCGGGGCGATAAATATGCTCAACTTAAGATAGAGAAAAAGTGTGGAGATTTATTACCAAGATTATATTGTTAg